A stretch of DNA from Micromonospora sp. NBC_01813:
GAACACCGCCCAGCCGAGCAGCCGCGGCCGGCGGCCGGTCGCCGCCAGCGGGGCGAGCAGCAGCAGCGCCCACCAGACGACGTCGACGACGATCCCGGACGGCGGCGGCAGGTGCAGCGCCCGGGCGAGCGCCAGCGGCTCGTACAGCTCGACCGGCACGTCACCGCGGGCGCGTACCCACGAGGTGTAGATCAGCAGGTCGAAGACGATGAACAGGTAGGTGACCGTACGCAGCGCGGCGACCCGCCCCAGCGGTACGGCGGCGAACAGCCAGCGGGTCACGACGGCCGCTCCCACACCGCGCGGGTGTCGTCGTGCCACTGCCCGGTCAGTGAACTGTTGCGGATCTCGTGCAGCCGCACGATGAACGCCACCCGCACGATCGGCGGTGCGTCGGGGTTCATCCGGGCGTAGCTGTCAGCGATGAAGGAGAGCCGTTCGGGGTCGGCGACGTACGCCGACTCCAGGCCTTCGACCTCGGCGCGGCGTACCCCGGCGTTGTGTTCGTTGAGCACCACGGTCGCGCCGGTGGCGTCGATGCCTTCGACGCGGGTGTCCGGTGCCGGGTCGTTCGGGCCGTTGATCCCGGCGTACATGCTGAACGGGCCGAACGGGAAGTGGTCGTCGGTGCCCCAGATGGTGCCGGCCAGCAGCAGTGAAAACGCGGCGACGGTCGCCAGAACGCGGACCAGGCGGCCGGTCGCCGTCAGGGTCTGGATCTGCACCGGCGCACTCTATCCGACCGCATCCGCACCTGGTGGCCCGATCATCCGGGTGTCGGTCGGGCCTACCGGGTCAGGATCAGCACCGCGAGTACCACGACGGCGATCACGACCAGCAGGGACAGGACGAACACCAGTACCGGGCCGTGCTGGTCGTACCAGGGGCGGCCGGCGGCGGCCGGCGCTGCCGGACGTGGCACCGCGGGCGGCTGCCAGCCGGGGACCGGGCTGTGCGGGCCGGCCGCCGGGCTGGCCGGTGGGCTGGCCGGTGGCGCCGGGACCGGTGTCCGGGCGAATCCCGGTTGTTGCGGCACGGCCATCGGCGCAGCGGCCATCGGCGGCCGGGCGGTGGGTAGCGGCGGCCGGGGTGCCAGCAGCGGCGGCCGCGGCCCGGTGACCGGGCGGGCCGCCGGTGACACCGGACGTGGCGTACCGGAGGAACCGGCACCGGGCGGCGGTGCCGGCCGGGCCGGGGCGCCCAGGCACAGGGCGCCTTCGGCCACGACGGTCTCCGGCTGTTCCAGGGTGGTCGGCGCCACCCCCAACTCGGTGTGGATCAGGTTCGCGACGAGCGGGATCCGGCTGGACCCGCCGACGAGGAAGATGCCGACCAGGTCACCGGGGGTCAGGCCGGCGCCGGCGATGGTCTGCGCCAGGCAGGTCACGGTGCGGGCCAGGTGGCCGCGGATCAGCGACTCCAGTTCGTCGCGGGTGACGTGGGCGGCGATGTCCAGCGCCGGCAGGTGCACGTCGGCGCTGGTGGTGCGCGACAGCATCTCCTTGACGCCACGTACGTCGTCGTAGAGCAGGGCGCGGGCCCGCCGCGACCCGACGTCGGCCGGGGCGACCAGGCCGTTCCACACCGTGGTCCGTGACGGCGAGTAGGCCCGGCCCAGGTGTTCCACCAGCGCCTGGTCGAAGTCGAGACCGCCGATCTCGGTCAGGCCCTGCTCGGCGAGCACGTCGAAACCGGCGGCGGTACGGCGTACCACGGTGGCGTCGAAGGTGCCGCCGCCGAGGTCGTAGATGGCCAGCGCCCGGCCGGGCGGCACCGCGCTGCCCAGCACCGTCGTGTAGTAGGAGGCGGCGGCGACCGGTTCGGCGACCAGCGTCGGTCTGGGTAGTCCGGCGGTGTGCGCGGCCTGGACCAGGACGAGGCGGCGCCGCTCCCCCCACTGCGCCGGGTGGGTCAGCCGGACGTCGGTGACGCTGCCGACCTGACGGCCGGCCTCGGCGGCGACGTGGCGCAGCACCGCGCCGATCACCTGCGGCACGGGGACCTCGGCGTCACCGAGCAGCACCACGCCGTCGTCGACGCGGCGTTTCGGGTTGGGTTCGAACCCGGCCGGGTCGATGCGGGCGCGGCGGTGCGCGTCGCTGCCGACCAGCAGCCGCCCGTCGGGTTCGCGGTACACCGCCGACGGCAGCAGCGGGGTGCCGTCGAACAGCAGCGGTCGGGCGCGGCCGTCGCCGCCGCGCACCATCGCCACCGTGTTCGAGGTGCCGAAGTCGATGCCGAGTGCCCGCATGCAGGCACCCTACTGCCGGCGTGGCGCAACCTGGTGTACGCCCGCCGGTCGCCGGCGGCCGGCATACTCCGCAGCGTGTCGCACCGCTACGCGTACCTGGATTCGCCGGCCCCGATCGCGTTCGCGCACCGGGGTGGGGCGGCCCGGGGTGACGAGAACACCGCCGAGGCGTTCGACCGGGCCGTCGACCTGGGTTACCGGTACGTGGAGACCGACGTGCACGGCACCGCCGACGGGGTGGCGGTGGTGTTCCATGATCGGACGCTGCAGCGGCTCGCCGGCATCAAGGGCGCGATCGCGGAGCTGCGCTGGGCGGACCTGGCGGCGGTGCGGGTCGGTGGGTCGGCGGCGGTGCCCCGCCTCGACGACGTCCTCGACGCGTGGCCGCAGGTGCGGTTCAACATCGACGTGAAGGCCGACGGGGGTGTGCGGCCGACCGTCGACGCCGTGGACCGGTGCGCCGCCGGTGACCGGGTGCTGCTGGCGTCGTTCTCCGACCGGCGGCTGCACCGGCTGCGGTCGTTGACGTACGGGCGGGTCGCGACGTCGCTGGGGATGCGGGCGGTGACCCGGCTGCGGATCGCGTCGGTCACCGGTGGGCGGCTGCGGCTGCCGGCGTCGGTGGTGGCCGCGCAGGTGCCGGTGCGGTTCAACCGGGTCCCGGTGGTCGACGCCCGGTTCGTGGCGTACTGCCACCGGGCGGGGTTGCAGGTGCATGTCTGGACGATCGACGAACCTGCCGAGATGCACGAGTTACTGGACCTCGGGGTGGATGGCATCATGACCGATCACATCGAGGTGTTGCGTGACGTGTATCTCAGCCGTGGTCACTGGCCGCCCGACCGTCGGGTCGGCGCGGACCACACCGCCCGTCCCTGACCAGTGAAGGATCCGATGGCCGACCCCACCACCCCCGCGCCGGTCCCCCACGCGCCCACGCCGGGCAGCAGCACCCGGCGGGAACGCACCGGCTGGTACTTCTACGACTGGGCGATGTCGGCGTTCTCCACGACCGTCATCACCGTGTTCCTGGGGCCGTTCCTGACCAGCGTCACGAAGCAGGCCGCCGGCTGCTCGATCGACGTCACCGAGTGTGCCGGCTACGTGTATCCGCTGGGTATCCAGGTGGCGCCGGGGTCGTACTTCCCGTACCTGGTGTCGTTGTCGGTGGCGTTGACGGTGCTGGCGTTGCCGGTGACCGGTGCGATCGCCGACCGCACGATGCACAAGAAGCGGCTGTTGGCGGTGACGGCGTTCCTCGGCGCGGCGGCGACGATCGCGATGGTCTTCGTCACCGGTGACCGGTATCTGCTCGGCGGTGGGCTGTTCATCCTGGCCAACATCGCGTTCGGGGCCAGCGTGGTGGTGTACAACTCGTTCCTGCCGGGGCTCGGTGGCCCCGACGACCGGGACGGGATCTCCAGCAAGGGCTGGGCGCTGGGCTACCTCGGCGGTGGTCTGCTGCTGGCGGTGAACCTCGTGGTGGTGCAGTCGTTCAGCGTCGAGGGTGATCCGCAGCGCACCCTGGACCTGGCGCGCTGGTCGATCGTGTCGGCCGGGGTGTGGTGGGCGGTGTTCACCCTGGTGCCGCTGGCGTGGCTGCGGGAACGTCCGGCGGCCGACGCGCACCCGGGCGGCAACGTGCTGACCGACGGGTTCCGGCAACTGGGGCGTACGGTGCGCGGGCTCAAGCGGTACCCGTTGACGTTGTTCTTCCTGTTGGCGTTCCTGGTCTACAACGACGGCATTCAGACGGTGATCGCGCTGGCCAGCCAGTACGGCACCGAGGAGTTGCGGCTGGACCAGTCGACGCTGATCGTGACGATCCTGCTGGTGCAGTTCCTGGCGTTCGGTGGGGCGTTGGCGTTGGGTGCGGTGGCGAAGCGGATCGGCGCCTGGAAGACGGTGCTGGCCAGCCTGGTGCTGTGGACCGGGGTGATCCTGGCGGCGTTCCGGCTGCCGGCGGAGGCGCCGGCGCAGTTCATGGCGCTCGGCGCGGCGATCGGACTGGTGCTGGGCGGCTCCCAGGCGTTGAGCCGGTCGCTGTTCAGCCAGATGATCCCGGAAGGTAAGGAAGGCGAGTACTACGGCTTCTACGAGATCAGCGACAAGGGCACCAGCTGGTTGGGGCCCCTCGCCTTCGGCATCGTGTTCCAGCTGACGAACTCGTACCGGGTGGGCCTGGTCTCGTTGTTGATCTTCTTTGTGATCGGGTTCCTGCTGCTGGCGGCGGTGCCGGTCCGCCGGGCGATCATCGCCGCCGGCAACACCCCACCCCGGGTGCTGTGACGAGTCATGATCGCGACGATCTTGCATTTATCGACAGGATTTGCCCGGATTGTCCATCGATAATTGCAAGATCGTCGCGATCATGAAGGGTGTGCGGCGGTTCAGAGGATGGGCTGGGTCGCCTCGATGGTGGCGATCGCGGCGCGGGTGGCGGCCACGAAGTTCCAGAACACCGTGTTGGTGGTGTTGCGGCGCTGCGCGACGGTGTTGGTGCCGAACATCGCTGTCCGCAGCGGGGTGGTGATCTCCAGCTGGGCGCCCATGCCGAGCAGCGTCCGGTTGACGATGTTGTCGGTGGCGGTGCCGGCGATTGCCGGGATGCCGGTGGCGTCGAGCGCGGTGATCCCGGCCGCCGTGTAGGCGTTGATCAGCGCGGTACGGAATGCCGCGTTGCGCCCGCCGACGGCGACGGCCTGCGCGTTCGACGGCAGCCCGGCGGTACCCGGGGTGCAGCCGTGCAGGGCGACGACGTTGAGCGCGCCGGCCGCCACCGACAACGCCGGGGTGTCGTCGCAGTGGCTGGCGGTCACGTGCAGCTCACCGTTGCCCGACGAGCGGATGCCTTCGAACATCCAGTAGTCGTACGTCGGGCCGGCCGGCGGGGTCGCCGCCAGGCTCGCCGGGTGGTAGCCGGCGATCGCCAGGCACAGCTCCGACGTGCCTGCCTCGATGCCGCCGCCGTGCGGGGCGATGATCGCGGTACGCGGGAACGCCAACGCCGCCGGGTTGGAGTTGTCGAACAGCGGATGCCGGCGGTACCGGCGGGCGTAGTCGACGCCTTCGGTGAGGCCCGGGTCGGCATACAGGTCGGTGTTGGAGTCGTAGAGGTCGGCGGCGAGGGCCGGCGCGGCCGGCAACGTCACCAGGGGTCCGGCGACCGCCGCGGTGGCGAGCAGGCCGAGGACCGTACGTCTGCTGGTGTTCACGAGGTGTCTCCTCCGATCGGTGCGGTTGCCCGGTGTGCCGGGCGATGTACACCGTGTCACCTCCGCTCGGAAGGTTGCCAACGATTTCCGTCGCCCCTACGGTCGACCACCGTCGATGTCAACAGCGAAAAGCGCCTCTACGGTGGGAATTCGCACCAGGATACGTCGGATCCGTGACGCGAGCCGTGTCGGCGACCCGACACCCGCCAGGCGGGTCAGAACCCGATACCGACGGCGAGGGCGGCGACGCCGAGCAGCGGCGGCAGCCCCTGGATGAGCGCGGCGCGTGCCATCGACGGCCGGGATATCACCAGGACCAGACTGGCGGCGACCATCGACCCGGCGCCGGTGAAGACCAGGGTGGCGCCGACAGCGGTCGCACCGAAGGCGATCACGACGGCGCCCAACACGATCGCGACCACCAGGAACAGGTTGTAGAAGCCCTGGTTGAAGGCCAGCGTCCGGGTGGTCTGGGCGTCCTGCTCGCTGGCGATCCCGAACGTCGCGCGGGCCCGCCGACTGGTCCAGGCCACCGACTCCAGATAGAAGATGTAGACGTGGATCAGAGCCGCCACCCCGGCGAAGACCAGCCCTGCGACGACCATGCCAAGTCCCCCGGTTGCTCGTGGTCCGTGCCCACATTCTGCACACCCTGCGGGAACGCCGGGCTGCAGGCCGTCAGCATCGGCGACCGGTACGCGCCGGTAACGGCCCTCACCGTATGGTGGCGGCGTGGATCGGACAGTGGAACGGCAGTGGCTCGACGCGCTCAGTGACGTGTTGACGCGCTCCCACCTGTTCCAACCTGACGAACTGGCGCCCGAGTTCGACGAGGTCATGGCCCAGTTGGGGGTGCACACCACCATCTACCTGGTCGACGAGGAGCAGGAGACGCTGCGCCCCGTACCGCATCCGGGGCGGGCCGACCCCGAACCGCAACCGGTCGAAGGATCCCTCGCCGGACGCGCCTTCACCATGGTCGAGTCGACCCCGGCGTTGAGCGAACCGGCCTGGTGGATTCCGATGATCGACGGCACCGACCGGCTCGGCGTCATCGAGTTCGCCTTCGACGACCCAGACGACGCCGCCGACCCGCACACCCGCCGCCGCTGCGAAACCATCGCCGGGCTGATCGGCCACCTGATCACCGTCACCGCGCCCAAGGGCGACCACCTGCTGCGGGTCGGCCGGTCCCGGGCGGCGACCGCCGCCGCCGAACTCATGGCGCAGGTGCTGCCGCCGCTGACCGCCGCCACGCGTCGGATCACCATCAGCGCCGTCCTGGAACCCAGCTACGACATCGGCGGCGACGGCTTCGACTACGCCATCGACGGCAACCACGCCCAGTTGGCGATCTTCGACGCGGTCGGGCACAGCATGAAAGCCGGGCTGACCTGCAGCGCCGTCATCGCCGCGATCCGGTCGGCCCGCCGCGCCGGCGCCGACCTGATCGCCCAGGGCGAGGCCGCCGACGCCGCCGTGCTGGACCAGTTCAACGACGCCCGGTTCGTCACCGCGGTCCTGGTCGACATCGACCTGGACACCGGGCTGCTGCGGTACGTCAACGCCGGGCATCCGAGGCCGATGCTGCTGCGCGGCGGCAAGATGATCCGCGAGCTGCCGGACGGCCGCCGGCTGCCGTTCGGCATCCGCTCCGTCGTCCGGGGCGTCGGCGAGGAACACCTCGAACCCGGCGACCAGCTGCTGATGTTCACCGACGGGGTGGTCGAGGCACGCGGCGACGGCGGCGAATTCGGCCAGCTCCGCCTCGCCGACCTCGCCGAACGCCAGACCGGCACCGGGCTGCCGGCCCCCGAGGCGGTACGCCGACTGGCCCGTGCCGTGGCCGCGTTCCGGGGCGGCCCACCCAGCGACGACGCCACCCTGCTGCTGGCCGAATGGTCCCCGGCCGCCGCCGAACGCACCGTCATCACCCCGCTGTAACGCATCCGACACCGCACGGGTCAGACCCGCTGGCGGTACGGCTCTACTGTGGTTGCCCGACGACGGATCGTATCCAGCGGACGGCAGGCCACACGTGATCAGACATTGGAAGGCTGCGACGCCTGCTGCCGCTGGCGCGGCGGCCCTGCTCGCCGCTGCCGTTGCGCTGGTGCCGGGTCGGCTGTGGCCGACGCTGGGGCAGCTGATCGTCGGCCACTGGTTGGTGCTGCTGTTGGCCGTGGCCGGTGTGGCCGGCTTGACCGTCGGTGGAGTGCTGTGGCGACGGTCGCAGCCGGCGGTCGAGGCGTCGGCGGCACCTGCCCCGCCGCAGCGTCCACTGCGTCCGCTGCCGACCTGGATCATCCCGGTCGGCGCGTTGGTCGTCGCCGGCGTCACCTGGGCTGCGGTGTGGGGCCTGCAGTCCACCATCCCGGCGGGCTCCGGCACCGCGTTGCAGCAGGCTCAGCTGCGGGTGGAGACGATCCGCACCGGCCTGTCCGTCGGCGCGGGTGTCGGTGCCGCCGCCGCGCTGCTGCTGGCGTTGCGCCGCCAGCAGGTCACCGAACGGACCCAGCAGGCCACCGAGTACGACGCGGGCGAGAAACGGGTCACCGAGTTGTACGTCAAGGCCGCCGAACAGCTCGGCTCCGACAAGGCACCAGTACGCCTGGCCGGCCTGTACGCCCTGGAACGCCTCGCCCAGGACAACCCGGTGCACCGGCAGAGCATCGTCGAAGTCATCTGCGCCTACCTGCGCATGCCGTACACCCCACCGGCCGACAAGCCCAGCGCTGAGGACGCGGCGGGACCGGAGGAGACGACACAACCTGACCCCCGGGAGGAACGCCAGGTACGGCTGGCCGCACAGCGCATCCTCGCCCGCCACTTGCGGCCGACAACGGCGGACGGCACGCCGAGCCCGACCTACTGGAAGGGCATGACCGTCGACCTGACCGAGGCCACCCTCCTCGACGCCGACTTCGCCGGCTGCGTTCTGAACGACGCATCGTTCGGCGGGGCCACGTTCACCGGCACCGCCCGCTTCGACGGGGCGACGTTCACCGGCGACGCCAGGTTCAGCATGGCCACGTTCACCGGCATCGCCTGGTTCGTCGAGGCGACGTTCACCGGCACCGCCCGCTTCGACGGGGCGACGTTCACCGGCGACGCCAGGTTCAGCATGGCCACGTTCACCGGCATCGCCTGGTTCGTCGAGGCGACGTTCACCGGCACCGCCCGCTTCGACGGGGCCAGGTTCACCGGCGACGCCAGGTTCAGCATGGCCACGTTCACCGGCATCGCCTGGTTCGTCGAGGCGACGTTCACCGGCACCGCCAGGTTCGGCGGGGCCAGGTTCACCGGCGACGCCAGGTTCAGCATGGCCACGTTCGAGAGCGGGGTGGCCTTCGTTGATGCCCGTGTCGGGGACGGCGATCGTGGTGTCGATATGTGGCCGGCGGGTTGGCGGGTTGATCTCGACACACGGCGGGTAGTGCACGTACCGGTGACAGAGAAGCCGGAAGGGGACGCGGAGCCGAAGTGACGGGCGGTGCTGTCACTCCGGCGGGGTGCCGCGACAGCGGTCAGGGCTCGCCGGGACTCGCTGAGTGCCGAGCCATGGCCTCGGTTTCGGCGGCGTGGTCGGGCCAGCGGAGGAACCGGCGGTACAGGTCGGGCGGGCTGAGCTGCTCGGCATCGCATTCCAGCAGGTCGTCGATCGCCTCGTACATCAGGGTGGCGAGGTAGACGCACATCCCGATCCGGTCGTCCGACCAGTCGCTGGTGATCTCGACCTTCGCGGTTTCGCACGGCCATTCTGTACCGCACTCGCGACAGTTCCAGCCGGGCCGGGAGGCGATGTGTATCAGCGATATCTGTCCCGCGTGCGCGGTGTGCCGTGGCGTAAACCGCACCACTTCGTCGCGTGTGGACCTCAACTCCATCTGTCAACCCTTCTCGCAACACATTTCCCGTGATCACTGAACTCTTCCTTCACATCATGCTTATTTGCCATCTGGCTCAGCGCAATCTCGCACCGGTAGGTTCGAACCAAACATCCACTCGCCATTACGCGACACGAGAGGACGGGGTTTCGTGGACGACACCGGCAGCACGGTCCCACGCAGGCAACTCGGTCGATACCTGAGAGAGTTTCGCGAAGACGCCCATGTCACGGTCGCCGCAGCGGCCAAGGCACTCGAATGGTCGCCGCCCCGCATCTGGCGATACGAGGGCGGCCAGGTGCCGATCCACCCCAATGACGCCGAGGCGATGTGCCGGCTCTACGGCGCGGCCCCGGAAACGATCAAGACAATGCGGGACCTGGCCCGCGAAACCAAGTCACGCGGCTGGTACCACGCCTATGACCACTCCATCACAGAATGGTTCAAGCTGTACGTCGGCCTTGAAGCCGCCGCCTCGACGATCCGCAAATTCGAGCCGGATATCATCCCCGGCCTGCTCCAGTCCCTGGAGTACATGACCGGGATTATCACCACCGGCAACCCGGATCT
This window harbors:
- a CDS encoding MFS transporter; amino-acid sequence: MADPTTPAPVPHAPTPGSSTRRERTGWYFYDWAMSAFSTTVITVFLGPFLTSVTKQAAGCSIDVTECAGYVYPLGIQVAPGSYFPYLVSLSVALTVLALPVTGAIADRTMHKKRLLAVTAFLGAAATIAMVFVTGDRYLLGGGLFILANIAFGASVVVYNSFLPGLGGPDDRDGISSKGWALGYLGGGLLLAVNLVVVQSFSVEGDPQRTLDLARWSIVSAGVWWAVFTLVPLAWLRERPAADAHPGGNVLTDGFRQLGRTVRGLKRYPLTLFFLLAFLVYNDGIQTVIALASQYGTEELRLDQSTLIVTILLVQFLAFGGALALGAVAKRIGAWKTVLASLVLWTGVILAAFRLPAEAPAQFMALGAAIGLVLGGSQALSRSLFSQMIPEGKEGEYYGFYEISDKGTSWLGPLAFGIVFQLTNSYRVGLVSLLIFFVIGFLLLAAVPVRRAIIAAGNTPPRVL
- a CDS encoding poly-gamma-glutamate hydrolase family protein, coding for MNTSRRTVLGLLATAAVAGPLVTLPAAPALAADLYDSNTDLYADPGLTEGVDYARRYRRHPLFDNSNPAALAFPRTAIIAPHGGGIEAGTSELCLAIAGYHPASLAATPPAGPTYDYWMFEGIRSSGNGELHVTASHCDDTPALSVAAGALNVVALHGCTPGTAGLPSNAQAVAVGGRNAAFRTALINAYTAAGITALDATGIPAIAGTATDNIVNRTLLGMGAQLEITTPLRTAMFGTNTVAQRRNTTNTVFWNFVAATRAAIATIEATQPIL
- a CDS encoding Hsp70 family protein; this translates as MRALGIDFGTSNTVAMVRGGDGRARPLLFDGTPLLPSAVYREPDGRLLVGSDAHRRARIDPAGFEPNPKRRVDDGVVLLGDAEVPVPQVIGAVLRHVAAEAGRQVGSVTDVRLTHPAQWGERRRLVLVQAAHTAGLPRPTLVAEPVAAASYYTTVLGSAVPPGRALAIYDLGGGTFDATVVRRTAAGFDVLAEQGLTEIGGLDFDQALVEHLGRAYSPSRTTVWNGLVAPADVGSRRARALLYDDVRGVKEMLSRTTSADVHLPALDIAAHVTRDELESLIRGHLARTVTCLAQTIAGAGLTPGDLVGIFLVGGSSRIPLVANLIHTELGVAPTTLEQPETVVAEGALCLGAPARPAPPPGAGSSGTPRPVSPAARPVTGPRPPLLAPRPPLPTARPPMAAAPMAVPQQPGFARTPVPAPPASPPASPAAGPHSPVPGWQPPAVPRPAAPAAAGRPWYDQHGPVLVFVLSLLVVIAVVVLAVLILTR
- a CDS encoding PP2C family protein-serine/threonine phosphatase — encoded protein: MDRTVERQWLDALSDVLTRSHLFQPDELAPEFDEVMAQLGVHTTIYLVDEEQETLRPVPHPGRADPEPQPVEGSLAGRAFTMVESTPALSEPAWWIPMIDGTDRLGVIEFAFDDPDDAADPHTRRRCETIAGLIGHLITVTAPKGDHLLRVGRSRAATAAAELMAQVLPPLTAATRRITISAVLEPSYDIGGDGFDYAIDGNHAQLAIFDAVGHSMKAGLTCSAVIAAIRSARRAGADLIAQGEAADAAVLDQFNDARFVTAVLVDIDLDTGLLRYVNAGHPRPMLLRGGKMIRELPDGRRLPFGIRSVVRGVGEEHLEPGDQLLMFTDGVVEARGDGGEFGQLRLADLAERQTGTGLPAPEAVRRLARAVAAFRGGPPSDDATLLLAEWSPAAAERTVITPL
- a CDS encoding glycerophosphodiester phosphodiesterase, whose translation is MSHRYAYLDSPAPIAFAHRGGAARGDENTAEAFDRAVDLGYRYVETDVHGTADGVAVVFHDRTLQRLAGIKGAIAELRWADLAAVRVGGSAAVPRLDDVLDAWPQVRFNIDVKADGGVRPTVDAVDRCAAGDRVLLASFSDRRLHRLRSLTYGRVATSLGMRAVTRLRIASVTGGRLRLPASVVAAQVPVRFNRVPVVDARFVAYCHRAGLQVHVWTIDEPAEMHELLDLGVDGIMTDHIEVLRDVYLSRGHWPPDRRVGADHTARP
- a CDS encoding pentapeptide repeat-containing protein, producing the protein MIRHWKAATPAAAGAAALLAAAVALVPGRLWPTLGQLIVGHWLVLLLAVAGVAGLTVGGVLWRRSQPAVEASAAPAPPQRPLRPLPTWIIPVGALVVAGVTWAAVWGLQSTIPAGSGTALQQAQLRVETIRTGLSVGAGVGAAAALLLALRRQQVTERTQQATEYDAGEKRVTELYVKAAEQLGSDKAPVRLAGLYALERLAQDNPVHRQSIVEVICAYLRMPYTPPADKPSAEDAAGPEETTQPDPREERQVRLAAQRILARHLRPTTADGTPSPTYWKGMTVDLTEATLLDADFAGCVLNDASFGGATFTGTARFDGATFTGDARFSMATFTGIAWFVEATFTGTARFDGATFTGDARFSMATFTGIAWFVEATFTGTARFDGARFTGDARFSMATFTGIAWFVEATFTGTARFGGARFTGDARFSMATFESGVAFVDARVGDGDRGVDMWPAGWRVDLDTRRVVHVPVTEKPEGDAEPK
- a CDS encoding DUF1304 domain-containing protein is translated as MVVAGLVFAGVAALIHVYIFYLESVAWTSRRARATFGIASEQDAQTTRTLAFNQGFYNLFLVVAIVLGAVVIAFGATAVGATLVFTGAGSMVAASLVLVISRPSMARAALIQGLPPLLGVAALAVGIGF